The sequence CTGCCAGATAGAACATGCTGTTTTCGTCCACATTAATAGCGGCAGTCTGACCGTTGGTGTTAGAAAAATAAATCTGGTAGGTGGTGGCGCTGTCAAGAGCTCCGTCAGGGACTTCTTCTAAAGAAAAGCCGTGAAAGAGATCGGCGGCCCTTTCTATAGTTTCCTTGCTCTCGTCATAGAAGGAATAACAGATGGAACCATAGTAAATGGAAACGGATTCGGTTTTTTCTGTGTCAATAGGAATACCGGTAAGGTTCTCTTTTTTCTGGCTTTGGCATGCAGTAAGAGATAAGATAAGAATGACAAAAGGGAAAAAGATTCTTTGTATTTTTCTATTCATAGGAAACCTCTTTTTTTAATCTATATTACCATAAGTTCCTAAAAAAGCAAAGAATAGGAAGGGACCGATAATTATGTTTGCTTTGTCTGATAATATTCTGTCAGGATATCAAGATAAGCCTTGGCATATTTCGGCAGGTAGCGGTTTTTCTGATAGGCGGCTATAAGGGTGTTTTCAATCTTTTCTTTCCCAATGGACAGGCAGACTGAGGATTTAAGTTCTCTGTCTTTTAGATAATGATAGTAGCTTTCAGGAGCAAAGGCGGCTCCCAGGCCTTCCATGGCGAGGCGGATGGACATTTCGCTGTTTCTGGTATGAAGGAGAATATTTGGTTCCAGCCCGTAATCCTTAAAGAGCTTTAAAGCAAGGCCGCCTGTATTCTGGTCAGGATAAAGAAGAATAAAGGGCTCGTCTGCAAGAAAGCCAAGATCGATCCAGGGATATTGAAAGCCATCTTTTTTTTCAGCCATTTTTACCAGTGGATTAGATCCGGATAGGACGAGAACCATTTCTTCCTTTCCGATCACCTGATAATCCAGGCCGGTGGGAAATTCATGGACATTGTAAATGGTCACGTCCACGGTATGGTCGGTCAGGGTATGTTCTGCTACAAAGTTGACTTCCTCCATCATGTTGACTGTGACATGGGGATATAGCTTGTGGAAGTTTGAAAGAGTGGGACCGATCAGGCTGTTTCCAAGCATGATGGGAATGGCGATATTTAAACGTCCGTGGTTTTGGTGCATAATATCGTCAAACTCCATGTCCCATTCGATTCCGAATTCCACGATTCTTTCGGCGTAGTGGATGTAACGTTCTCCGATATAGGTCGGAGAATAGCAGCTTCCAACACGGTCAAAAAGACGGGCCCCAAGCTGATGCTCCAAGTTTTTTAAATATTTGCTTAAGGATGGCTGGGAGATGAAAAGGGTTTCTGCAGCTTTGCTGATGTTTTTCTGTCTGGCGATGGCCAGAATGTATCTTGCTTCCTTTAATTCCATAAATATTCCCCCTTTGTGCAGGTGATGGCGTTCTCTTATAGCTTTAATGCATAGAAAATATAGATTATATGTATTTGACGTACAGTATATCATAAATTATAATAAAAGTATAGACATAAATTAACAGAACTTATAAGTAATAATAAGTTCATAATAATTGACGTAAAAAGCATGGGGAGGTCCAGATGAAGAAAAGTAGTGCATTTATCATGGTGGTGCCAGGGCTTGTAATACTGGCAGTGTGTCTGTTTTTACCGCTTTTAAGGGTACTGATTCCGTCTTTTCATACCGGAGACTATCCGTTCAGCGCTTATGTGGAGTTTTTTCAGGATGAGTATTATCTTAAGATTTTTATGAGAACGGTTAAGGTTGCGTTCATCACTACGGCTATCTGCATGGCAGCAGGAGTACCGACTGCATATTTTATCAGCCGGTGCCAGAAGAAGTGGAGAGGGATTTTGCTGTCTGTTTCCATTTTTCCCCTGATGACCAATTCTGTCATCAGAAGCTTTGCCTGGATCAATATTTTAGGAAGCAACGGTATTATTAACCGATTTCTTATGGCGGCCGGTCTTGTGGAAAAGCCTGCGAAACTGTTGTACACGGATTTTGCCATTATCATTGGTTCCGTTTATTTATTTCTTCCCCTGATGATCGTTACAGTGGCCGGTATTATGGAAAATATTGAGGATGACATGATGGAAGCGGCTCTCAGCCTGGGGGCGGACCGGTTCAAGGCCTTTATGAAGGTGATTTTCCCCATAAGTCTTCCGGGAATCATCGTTGGAGGTATTCTGGTATTTACCGGAACCTTGACGGCCTATACTACGCCTCAGCTGCTTGGCGGCAATAAACATATGGTTCTTGCCACATTCATCTACCAGAGGGCCATGAGTGTGGGAGACTGGAATGGGGCTGCAGTTATTTCCCTGATCATGATCGCCACGACCCTGGCTGTGATCAAAGGTTTAAATGCCCTGTCAGCCAGACTGGACAGAAGAGGAGGAAATCATGCGTAAGAATAAAATGCTGACTGCTTTTGCTGTGATCGTGTTTCTGTTTTTGGTTCTGCCGCTTGTCATCATTACTGTGACCGCTTTTGGGGAGGGCAGTGCCATCACCTTTCCCATTGACTCTTTCTCTTTTCGGTGGTTTGTCAATGTATTTGCATTAAAGTCCTTCCGGGTTTCCTTCCTGACCAGTTTGGAAATCGCTCTGCTTGCGACCGTGGCCGCACTGATTGCAGGGATTCCGGCTGCTTATGCTCTGGCAAGGTCCGGCATAAAAGGAAAGGGGATTCTAAAATCCGTGTTCCTTTCCCCGACCATTGTGCCTGGAATCGTAATCGGCTTCGTGCTCTATCAGTTTCTGGTTCTGACTTTAAGAGTTCCAGTGTTTGCCGGACTTTTGGCCGGGCATTTTATGGTGACACTGCCCTATGTGATCCGGGTGGTCGGCTCCAGTCTGGACCAGTTCGATTTTTCGGTGGAAGAGGCGGCCTGGAGTCTGGGGTGCACAAAGACGGGGGCATTTTTCCGTGTGGTACTGCCTAATATCACATCGGGAATCTCCGCTGCCTTTATGCTGGCTTTTATTAACTCCTTTAATAACATTCCGGTTTCCATGTTTCTCTCCGGTCCCGGTGTGTCTACTTTCCCGGCGACTCTCATGGGTTACATCGAATATAATTATGATCCCACCGTATCGGCGGTATCCGTGCTTTTAATGGCCGTAACGGTCCTTATTATGGTAATTGTTGATAAGACACTGGGAATTGCAGCTTTGGCAAAATAGGAGGAGAAACCATGGCGTATATGACACTGCAGGATATTGATGTCTGCTATGATAAGAAGAAACAGATTTTAAAGGGATTGAATTTAGAAGTGCAGGAAGGGGAGCTGGTTTCCCTTTTGGGGCCAAGCGGCTGCGGAAAGACTACGACCCTTCGGGTGGTAGCAGGGTTTATTGAGCCCCAGAATGGAGTTTTCGCTCTGGATGGGGAGGACCTTACCAAGGTTCCGGTCCACAAGAGGAATTTTGGAATCGTATTTCAAAGCTATGCCCTGTTTCCCCATTTAAGCGTATATGACAATGTGGCATTTGGGCTTAAGATGAGAAAGCTTGATAAAGCGGAAATTGATAAAAAAGTGGATCAGATCCTGGAGGTCTGCGGTCTTACGGAATTTCGCGGGCGTTTTCCCCAGCAGATGTCCGGCGGGCAGAGGCAGAGAGTGGCCCTTGCCAGGGCGTTAGTAATTGAACCGAAGCTTCTTCTCCTTGATGAGCCTTTAAGCAACTTAGATGCAAAGCTGCGCATCAATATGCGAATGGAGATTAAGAGGATCCAGAAAAAGCTTGGCATTACCACCTTATTTGTCACCCATGACCAGGAGGAGTGCTTCTCCATCTCGGATAAAGTGGCGGTTATGAATCAGGGAGTGATCGAACAGTTTGACACGCCGGAAAATATTTATCAAAGGCCAAATACGGAATTTGTTGCAAGATTTATTGGTTTTGAGAATTTTCTTCCTTTAAAGAGACAGGGAGATGTATATAAAACGGAGACCGGCGCAGTATTTAACGTAGAAAATACACACAGGGATGGCACCTGTACCGGCACCATTCGTCCGGAGGATATCCGGGTGGCAGAAGAAGGACAGGATAACAATATCCTGGAAGGTACGGTAGGCGTCCGGACATTTCTTGGTAAGGGCTATCAGTATGAGGTTCTTACCGCTGCCGGAAAGTTCCTGGTAAACAGGCCGGCAGAAGAAGCTTATGAAGAGGGCAGCCGGATCCGCCTTTATCTGCCGGAATCTAAGCTGATTCTTGTGAATTAAAAGGAATGTACCAGAGGACATGGACAGTAATAAGGTAACTGCGGCTGATACAGCCGGTCAATTATAAAAAAGAGAGGATCATGATTATGAAGAAAGTATTGGCATTATCCCTGTGTGCAGCCATTGTACTGACGGGCTGCGGCGGTGCCGGAGCTACGGGAACGGCAGGAGAGAAAAAGAGCGGTTCAGAAGAAAAGAAACTGGTGTTATCCACTTACGGCTTAAGCGAAGATATTTCTGAGGAAGAGGTGTACAAGCCCTTTGAGGACCAGTACAACTGCAAGATCGTTACAGAGACAGGTAGTACCAATGAGCGTTACACAAAGCTTTCTGCTGACTCACAAACCACCATTGACGTAATCGAGCTGTCCCAGGCCATGACGGCAAAGGGGATCGAAGAGGATTTATTTGAGCCTCTGGATTTAAGTAAGATCGAGAACAGCCAGTATCTGATCAAAGCGGCAAAGACTATGGCGGACGCCGGACAGGGAATTGCCTATACCATCAACAGCATCGGTATTATGTATGATCCGGAAGCAGTGGGCTTTGAGATTAAGAGCTTTGATGATTTATGGAAGGCAGAGCTGGAAGGAAGCGTTGCCATTCCGGATATCACGACTACCTTTGGTCCTGCCATGGTTTATATGGCAAGCGATTACAAGGGCGTTGATGTGACCAGTGACAATGGAGCGGCCGCATTTGAGGCATTGGAGGAATTAAAGCCAAACCTTGTAAAGACCTATGCAAAGTCTTCGGACTTAATCAATATGTTTACTTCCGGGGAAATCAAGGCTGCCATCGTAGGCGACTTCGGTGTTCCTACCATTAAAGAGGCAAACCCGGATCTGGTGTATGTGACTCCTGACGTTACTTATGCAAATTTCAATACCATCAGCATTACCAAGAACTGCAAAGACAAGGAACTGGCTTACGCATACATCAATTACCGTTTAAGCAAAGAGCTTCAGGATAAAACCACTAAGGCTTTAAATGAAGCACCTACCAATAACCAAGTGGAGGTTTCCAAGGAAGATTCGGAAAATATGACATATGGCCCTGCGGCAGAGAGTGCAAAGGTGTTAGATTATTCCTTTGTCAATCCGGTCTTAAGTGATTGGATTGATCAGTGGAACCGAACAATCAATAATTAAGGACAGAGGGAAAATGAAGGTTGACTTACTTGTTCAAAATGGATGGGTCTACCGGACATACAGGCAATGCTTTGAAAAAATGGACATTGCGGTTGTAGGGGAAAGGTTTTACGACATTTCCCCTTCCTCCTATTATGGGAACAAAATTCCTTATGAGGCTGAATGTGTGGTGGATGGTACAGGAAAATATTTTATACCGGGACTGATCGATATTCATATGCATATCGAAAGCTCCATGACATATCCGGGAGAGTTTTCCAGGGCGGCCCTGCCCTGGGGAGTCACCTGTGTGGTGGCTGACCCTCACGAGATCGCCAATGTATTCGGGTTAGAAGGAATAAAAAGCTTTATGGAACAGGAGACGGAGCTGGATATTTATTACGGGATTCCATCAAGTGTTCCTTCCACCGGAAGCAGCTTAGAAACCTCAGGCGGGCAAATCAGGGAAGAGGAGGTCCGGGAGCTTTTAAAAGAGGATAAAGTCATCTGCCTTGGAGAGGTGATGAATGATTCAGACTTAGTTTCCGGGGAAGATACCCTGATCAAACGCATTATCAGGCTGTGTCAAAGCGGGGACCGCAGGCTGAAGATTGAGGGGCATTGCCCTGCCCTGTCAGGAGAAGCGCTGGCAGGCTTTATCCGGGGCGGCGTGGATGCAGACCATACCCAGCAAACCCCAGAGTCAGTACTGGAAAAGACGGACATGGGCATGTTTCTGGAGCTTCAGGCAAAATCCCTGACATCTGATGTGGTAGAAACGGTGGTATCCCATGGTCTTTATGAAAATGTGGCTCTTGTAACAGATGATACCATGCCGGATCATCTGGCAAAGGGCCATTTAAACCAGATCCTTAAATTGGCTGTTGAGCAGGGAATGCCGGCAGAGAAGGCTATTTACTGTGGGACCCTTACACCTGCGCGGAGAATGGGCCTTGATGACAGGGGAATGATTGCGCCCGGAAAGCTGGCGGATTTCGTTGTACTTGATGATCTGGTAAGCTTTTGCCCTTCTGCGGTTTATAAAAACGGAAAACAGCATATAAAAAGTCCGGATTCCCCAAAAGCAGTTTTCCCGGACCATTTTTACCAGTCTGTAAAATGTCGCCTGGCTCTGGCTTCCGATTTTAAACTGAACCGGTGCGAGATACGGGAGGGAACAGCAACCGTAAATGTCATGGAGATTCAGGATTTTGGAACAAGGGTTAAGCATGTGAAAAGGGAAATTCCCGTCAGGAACCGCTGCATATGCTGGCAGGAGGCAGGACTTTCCCTGGCAATGGTATTTGAACGCTACGGAAAGACAGGAGATGTTTCCTATGGACTTGTGGAACATGCCTTAAAGTCTCCCGGAGCGGTGGCAACCACCTGGAGTCATGACAGCCATAATCTGCTGGTGCTTGGAAATTCAGTGGAGGATATGGTGCTTGCCCAGAACCGGGTGGTTCATATGCAGGGCGGTTATGTAACAGCCCGGGGCGGTAAAATCACAGCTTCCGCAGCCCTTCCTGTAGGAGGAATCCTCTCCGACGGAAGTCTCCCAAAGCTTTCAGAGGAACTGGCTGAGGTGCGGGAGGAAATCGAGGCCATGGGGTATGTGAACAGCAATGTTATCATGTCCATTTCCACCCTGACGCTACTGGTTTCCCCGGAATTAAAGATAAGCGACAAGGGCCTGTTTGATGTAATGATGAAGCAAAGGGTTCCTTTGGTGGAAACATACGAGTCTTAAAAAAATAATACAGAGACAGCCAATGGGTGTGCCTTTATGTCTCCTCAATTTGGGCAGAAATAAGGAAAAGGTTGATAAATGTGAGAACGATAATCATAAATGTAACTGTGGTAACAATGAATGATCAGAGGGAAATTCACGATCCCGGTTTTGTGATGTTTGAAAATGATATCATCGCAGCGGTGGGAGGTATGAAGGATTTACCGGAAGAAGCCTGGCATTTGGATACGGTGACAGTGGACGGAAAGAACGGCATCCTGATGCCGGGAATGGTGAATCTCCATACGCATATGGGGATGATCCCTTTCCGTGGACTTGGGGATGACTGCAAGGACCGGCTCCGGGTATTTTTGCTTCCGATGGAGCAAAAGGCCATGGATGAAGAGCTTGTATACCTGTCTTCCCGCTACGCGGCAGGGGAGATGCTTCTTGGCGGCGTGACCACAGCTCTTGATATGTATTACTTTGAGGAAGAAGCTGCAAGGGCCATGGATGAGATGGGAATGAGAGGGATTGCAGGGCAGACAGTGATGGAAGAAGGTGCCTGCGATTTCAGTGATCCTTATCAGGCATTGGCTTATGGGGAAGAATTGATAAAAAAATATCAATCCCACCCCCGAATATCAGCCTGCATTGCTCCTCATGGAACTAATACCTGCGGGAAAACACTGCTTTTGGAAGCCTACCGTCTGGATTCGTCCTTAAAGGTTCCTTTTACTTTACATACGGCGGAAATGGATTATGAAATGGATTATTTCCGGAAGGAATACGGCATGTCCCCGGTTCAGTATTTGGACAGCATCGGGGTATTGGGAAAAGAGACTCTGGCAGCCCACTGCATTCATATGGAGGAAGAGGATCTTTTGCTTTTAAAGGAACGGGAAGCAAGGGTGGCTCACTGCATCGGCTCCAATACAAAGGCGGCAAAGGGCGTGGCACCGGTAAGCTCCATGCTTCGGATGGGAATCCCGGTAGGCCTTGGAACGGATGGCCCTGCAAGCGGAAATACTCTTGATATTTTTACGCAAATGAAGCTTTGTGCCGATTTTCATAAAAATGAAACCAGAGACCGGAGCGCATTTCCGGCGGAAACCATTGTGTCAATGGCTACGGATCTGGGAGCAAAGGCCCTTGGCCTTTATGACCACACAGGTTCCCTGGAACCGGGAAAGCAGGCGGATCTTGTTTTAGTTGAAACCTGCTCTGCTAATATGTTTCCGGTTTACAATCCCTATTCTGCCCTCGTTTACAGCGCCAATCCTTCCAATGTGGAGGCCGTATACGTTGCAGGGGAATGTGTGGTGAAGGATAAGAAGCTTGCAAAGGCAGATATGGCAGAAATCAGGAAAATGCTTATAAAGAAGATGAAAAAAACGGATTTTGGAATTTATATGGAAAAAATGGGGAATATTTATTGAAGAAAGGGTTTGCAGGGTGATTATAATAAATCGATCTTAGGTATATTATAAACAGAGGTTTTAATTATTAATTCGCCGGTTGTAATTTATTAGAAATAATTGACAACCATATTGCCCTGTGGTAAACTGTATCAGTACAAATACGCGCCGATACTTGGTATTTTGGATACTCCAACCAATACTTGGTATGAGGTGAGACTTTAAGACTAAAGGAGGAAATCAACATGATTTCAAAGGAAAAGAAAGCAGCTATCATCGCTGAATTTGGCAGAAAAGCCGGAGACACAGGTTCACCGGAAGTACAGATCGCAATTCTGACAGAAAGAATTACAGAATTAACTGATCACCTTCAGAAGAACCCAAAAGATCATCATTCCAGAAGAGGACTTCTGATGATGGTTGGACAGAGAAGGGGTCTTCTTGATTACTTAAAGAAGACAGACTTAGAAGGCTATCGTTCATTGATCGAGAAGTTAGGAATCAGAAAATAATAAACCATTTAGGGTGGAGGACATCTCCACCCTATCTGTCTATTAGGAAAAGAATATTAAAAGTAGAAGCATTCCCCGAGACCGCTGATGTGCGCGTAATAAGCAGAGCAAAGAGGCGGGAAGGGGGCACGGATATGCATGCATATCCGTGCCCCCTTCCAGTCTCTTGGCGAGCAGCCGCGAATGAGGGACTGAAAGTCCCGAATTTGCGGCTGCGGATTCTGCCCAAGGCAGAATCTGCTTATGCCCCCAGCGGGCCGCATAATCAAACTCATTTTTTCATTATTGCGCGCAGATCAGTAGTTTCGGCGTCTTCTACTGT is a genomic window of Lacrimispora sphenoides containing:
- a CDS encoding ABC transporter permease — translated: MRKNKMLTAFAVIVFLFLVLPLVIITVTAFGEGSAITFPIDSFSFRWFVNVFALKSFRVSFLTSLEIALLATVAALIAGIPAAYALARSGIKGKGILKSVFLSPTIVPGIVIGFVLYQFLVLTLRVPVFAGLLAGHFMVTLPYVIRVVGSSLDQFDFSVEEAAWSLGCTKTGAFFRVVLPNITSGISAAFMLAFINSFNNIPVSMFLSGPGVSTFPATLMGYIEYNYDPTVSAVSVLLMAVTVLIMVIVDKTLGIAALAK
- a CDS encoding adenine deaminase C-terminal domain-containing protein, encoding MKVDLLVQNGWVYRTYRQCFEKMDIAVVGERFYDISPSSYYGNKIPYEAECVVDGTGKYFIPGLIDIHMHIESSMTYPGEFSRAALPWGVTCVVADPHEIANVFGLEGIKSFMEQETELDIYYGIPSSVPSTGSSLETSGGQIREEEVRELLKEDKVICLGEVMNDSDLVSGEDTLIKRIIRLCQSGDRRLKIEGHCPALSGEALAGFIRGGVDADHTQQTPESVLEKTDMGMFLELQAKSLTSDVVETVVSHGLYENVALVTDDTMPDHLAKGHLNQILKLAVEQGMPAEKAIYCGTLTPARRMGLDDRGMIAPGKLADFVVLDDLVSFCPSAVYKNGKQHIKSPDSPKAVFPDHFYQSVKCRLALASDFKLNRCEIREGTATVNVMEIQDFGTRVKHVKREIPVRNRCICWQEAGLSLAMVFERYGKTGDVSYGLVEHALKSPGAVATTWSHDSHNLLVLGNSVEDMVLAQNRVVHMQGGYVTARGGKITASAALPVGGILSDGSLPKLSEELAEVREEIEAMGYVNSNVIMSISTLTLLVSPELKISDKGLFDVMMKQRVPLVETYES
- a CDS encoding LysR family transcriptional regulator, whose amino-acid sequence is MELKEARYILAIARQKNISKAAETLFISQPSLSKYLKNLEHQLGARLFDRVGSCYSPTYIGERYIHYAERIVEFGIEWDMEFDDIMHQNHGRLNIAIPIMLGNSLIGPTLSNFHKLYPHVTVNMMEEVNFVAEHTLTDHTVDVTIYNVHEFPTGLDYQVIGKEEMVLVLSGSNPLVKMAEKKDGFQYPWIDLGFLADEPFILLYPDQNTGGLALKLFKDYGLEPNILLHTRNSEMSIRLAMEGLGAAFAPESYYHYLKDRELKSSVCLSIGKEKIENTLIAAYQKNRYLPKYAKAYLDILTEYYQTKQT
- a CDS encoding ABC transporter ATP-binding protein yields the protein MAYMTLQDIDVCYDKKKQILKGLNLEVQEGELVSLLGPSGCGKTTTLRVVAGFIEPQNGVFALDGEDLTKVPVHKRNFGIVFQSYALFPHLSVYDNVAFGLKMRKLDKAEIDKKVDQILEVCGLTEFRGRFPQQMSGGQRQRVALARALVIEPKLLLLDEPLSNLDAKLRINMRMEIKRIQKKLGITTLFVTHDQEECFSISDKVAVMNQGVIEQFDTPENIYQRPNTEFVARFIGFENFLPLKRQGDVYKTETGAVFNVENTHRDGTCTGTIRPEDIRVAEEGQDNNILEGTVGVRTFLGKGYQYEVLTAAGKFLVNRPAEEAYEEGSRIRLYLPESKLILVN
- a CDS encoding ABC transporter permease encodes the protein MKKSSAFIMVVPGLVILAVCLFLPLLRVLIPSFHTGDYPFSAYVEFFQDEYYLKIFMRTVKVAFITTAICMAAGVPTAYFISRCQKKWRGILLSVSIFPLMTNSVIRSFAWINILGSNGIINRFLMAAGLVEKPAKLLYTDFAIIIGSVYLFLPLMIVTVAGIMENIEDDMMEAALSLGADRFKAFMKVIFPISLPGIIVGGILVFTGTLTAYTTPQLLGGNKHMVLATFIYQRAMSVGDWNGAAVISLIMIATTLAVIKGLNALSARLDRRGGNHA
- the rpsO gene encoding 30S ribosomal protein S15, with the protein product MISKEKKAAIIAEFGRKAGDTGSPEVQIAILTERITELTDHLQKNPKDHHSRRGLLMMVGQRRGLLDYLKKTDLEGYRSLIEKLGIRK
- a CDS encoding amidohydrolase → MRTIIINVTVVTMNDQREIHDPGFVMFENDIIAAVGGMKDLPEEAWHLDTVTVDGKNGILMPGMVNLHTHMGMIPFRGLGDDCKDRLRVFLLPMEQKAMDEELVYLSSRYAAGEMLLGGVTTALDMYYFEEEAARAMDEMGMRGIAGQTVMEEGACDFSDPYQALAYGEELIKKYQSHPRISACIAPHGTNTCGKTLLLEAYRLDSSLKVPFTLHTAEMDYEMDYFRKEYGMSPVQYLDSIGVLGKETLAAHCIHMEEEDLLLLKEREARVAHCIGSNTKAAKGVAPVSSMLRMGIPVGLGTDGPASGNTLDIFTQMKLCADFHKNETRDRSAFPAETIVSMATDLGAKALGLYDHTGSLEPGKQADLVLVETCSANMFPVYNPYSALVYSANPSNVEAVYVAGECVVKDKKLAKADMAEIRKMLIKKMKKTDFGIYMEKMGNIY
- a CDS encoding ABC transporter substrate-binding protein yields the protein MKKVLALSLCAAIVLTGCGGAGATGTAGEKKSGSEEKKLVLSTYGLSEDISEEEVYKPFEDQYNCKIVTETGSTNERYTKLSADSQTTIDVIELSQAMTAKGIEEDLFEPLDLSKIENSQYLIKAAKTMADAGQGIAYTINSIGIMYDPEAVGFEIKSFDDLWKAELEGSVAIPDITTTFGPAMVYMASDYKGVDVTSDNGAAAFEALEELKPNLVKTYAKSSDLINMFTSGEIKAAIVGDFGVPTIKEANPDLVYVTPDVTYANFNTISITKNCKDKELAYAYINYRLSKELQDKTTKALNEAPTNNQVEVSKEDSENMTYGPAAESAKVLDYSFVNPVLSDWIDQWNRTINN